One Nesterenkonia populi DNA window includes the following coding sequences:
- a CDS encoding class I SAM-dependent methyltransferase: protein MRILNLYAGVGGNRALWPREHQVTAVEYDPIIASAYADLYPQDEVIVADAHDYLLHHHQDYDFIWSSPPCQSHSRMRYHLGVKAKGFAPQYPDFRLYEEITLLSVEREGPWVVENVLPWYEPLIPAKQLNRHLYWSNFSLSEVPKATEKLRKAQIPELQKLHGISLDKYRIPNKRQVLRNMVPPAVGESILNDAVAAISQPVPISPQQAEALF from the coding sequence ATGAGAATCCTCAACCTCTACGCCGGCGTCGGCGGCAACCGGGCACTGTGGCCGCGGGAGCACCAGGTCACCGCCGTCGAATACGACCCGATCATCGCCTCCGCCTACGCGGACCTGTACCCGCAGGATGAGGTGATCGTCGCCGACGCCCACGACTACCTGCTCCATCATCATCAGGACTACGACTTCATCTGGTCCTCACCCCCGTGCCAGTCTCACTCGAGGATGCGCTACCACCTGGGAGTCAAAGCCAAGGGCTTCGCGCCCCAGTACCCGGACTTCCGCCTCTATGAGGAGATAACCCTCCTCTCAGTCGAGAGAGAAGGGCCCTGGGTGGTCGAGAACGTTCTGCCTTGGTATGAGCCGCTGATCCCGGCGAAGCAGCTCAACCGTCACCTGTACTGGTCGAACTTCTCGCTCAGTGAGGTGCCCAAAGCCACGGAGAAGCTACGGAAGGCTCAGATCCCGGAGCTGCAGAAGCTCCATGGCATCAGCCTGGACAAGTACCGGATCCCGAACAAGCGGCAGGTGCTCCGGAACATGGTGCCGCCCGCGGTGGGGGAGTCCATCCTGAACGATGCGGTCGCCGCGATCAGTCAGCCAGTGCCCATCAGCCCCCAGCAAGCAGAAGCACTGTTCTGA
- a CDS encoding single-stranded DNA-binding protein yields MANETVITVVGNLTADPELRFTPSGAAVSNFIIASTPRHFDRQANGFKDGETLFVRCSLWREAAENAAESLTKGTRVIAQGRLKARSFQTKEGENRTSWELDVDEIGPSLKYATAQVHRSQKQGGQTQQGGDFGGTQPQQARDPWAGSQSQADGWDTPAQQSSGPPF; encoded by the coding sequence ATGGCCAACGAAACCGTCATCACCGTCGTCGGAAACCTGACCGCTGACCCGGAGCTGCGCTTCACCCCCTCCGGTGCGGCCGTCTCGAACTTCATCATCGCCTCGACGCCCCGGCACTTCGACCGCCAGGCCAATGGGTTCAAGGACGGCGAGACTCTCTTCGTCCGCTGCTCACTGTGGCGTGAGGCGGCCGAGAATGCCGCGGAGTCGCTCACCAAGGGCACGCGGGTCATCGCTCAGGGCCGCCTGAAGGCCCGGTCCTTCCAGACCAAGGAGGGCGAGAACCGGACCAGCTGGGAGCTCGACGTCGATGAGATCGGGCCTTCGTTGAAGTACGCGACCGCCCAGGTGCACCGCTCCCAGAAGCAAGGTGGGCAGACCCAGCAGGGCGGGGACTTCGGCGGCACCCAGCCCCAGCAGGCTCGCGACCCGTGGGCTGGCAGCCAGTCACAGGCCGACGGCTGGGACACGCCTGCCCAGCAGTCCAGCGGCCCACCTTTCTGA
- a CDS encoding glutaredoxin domain-containing protein: protein MSNTAPPVAVTIYTRPACQPCKRTKHVIDRAGVPYEEVDISQDDQALDAVKALGYSQAPVVVVRPAEADSDVHWSGLRPDLLQTFITEPQKEV from the coding sequence TTGAGCAACACCGCACCACCAGTCGCCGTCACCATCTATACGCGACCCGCCTGCCAGCCCTGCAAGCGCACCAAGCACGTCATCGACCGCGCCGGCGTCCCATATGAAGAGGTGGACATCAGCCAGGACGACCAAGCCCTCGACGCCGTGAAGGCCCTCGGATACTCCCAGGCGCCCGTCGTGGTAGTGCGCCCCGCCGAAGCTGACAGCGACGTGCACTGGTCAGGACTGAGGCCGGACCTTCTGCAGACCTTCATCACCGAGCCACAGAAGGAGGTCTGA
- a CDS encoding lambda exonuclease family protein, producing the protein MTLTVHDDLEQGSDAWLRARCGIVTASVVGQLITASTLKPANNETARGLTRKMAAERLTGHVEDTFTSADMECGILAEPYARDIYAEHHAPVEETGFMVRTYVEGVRIGYSPDGLVGDDGLIEIKSPRAKKHLHTIIENAVPAEHMAQLQCGLLVSGREWIDFVSYYGGMPLWTKRVYQDPAWHQAIRDALSAFEANAAQMIGAYYAAVDGLPTTERIDYLAGDIVI; encoded by the coding sequence ATGACACTCACTGTCCATGACGACCTGGAACAGGGATCCGACGCATGGCTACGGGCCCGCTGCGGCATCGTGACCGCATCCGTAGTTGGTCAACTCATCACCGCCAGCACATTGAAGCCTGCGAACAACGAGACTGCCCGCGGGCTTACCCGGAAGATGGCGGCAGAGCGCCTGACTGGGCACGTGGAGGACACCTTCACATCTGCAGACATGGAGTGCGGCATCCTCGCGGAACCGTACGCCCGAGACATCTACGCCGAGCACCACGCGCCCGTCGAGGAGACAGGCTTCATGGTCCGCACCTATGTGGAGGGCGTACGGATCGGCTATTCACCAGACGGACTGGTGGGCGATGACGGCCTGATCGAAATCAAGTCACCGCGCGCCAAGAAGCACCTCCACACCATCATCGAGAACGCCGTGCCAGCCGAGCACATGGCACAGCTGCAGTGCGGCCTGCTGGTCTCCGGTCGGGAGTGGATCGACTTCGTGTCCTACTACGGCGGAATGCCGCTGTGGACCAAGCGCGTCTACCAGGACCCCGCATGGCACCAGGCAATCCGGGACGCGCTCAGTGCCTTCGAGGCCAACGCCGCCCAGATGATCGGTGCCTACTACGCGGCTGTAGACGGGCTGCCCACCACCGAACGAATCGACTATCTAGCAGGGGACATCGTGATCTAA
- a CDS encoding AAA family ATPase encodes MKIIQLTASNVKRLKAVEITPDGNLQVIGGKNGQGKSSVLDAIWLALGGGKAGKETAQPIRDGEEKASVTLDMGELIVTRSWTKAGTQLTVTNAEGATYKSPQGMLDALVGQLSFDPLAFTRLSAREQRDALLDLVELGVDLDELDAERQAAYENRTSVGRIGKSLGEVQVNESLPIEEQSASQIIAEIQEAQEINRRITEANDAAERLAEEVLNLEKLIADKRSELQAAEKEAAVELTDTAELKERLRSVESTNAAIRANNDAKARKAQKDRLRRQYEEYTQQIETLDKQKADALAKAQFPVEGLAFDEHGVTYQGVPFSQASSAEQIRASLAIAIALNPKLRVLRILDGSLLDEDSLALIREQVADQDFQVWVERVGDADEGAVILEDGSVRA; translated from the coding sequence ATGAAAATCATTCAGCTCACCGCCTCTAATGTGAAGCGCCTCAAGGCCGTCGAAATCACCCCTGACGGCAACCTCCAAGTCATCGGCGGCAAGAACGGACAGGGCAAGTCCTCCGTGCTCGACGCCATCTGGCTCGCCCTCGGCGGCGGCAAAGCCGGCAAGGAGACCGCTCAGCCGATCCGTGACGGCGAAGAGAAAGCCAGCGTCACCCTCGACATGGGGGAGCTGATCGTCACCCGGTCATGGACCAAGGCCGGCACCCAGCTCACCGTCACCAACGCCGAGGGCGCCACCTACAAGTCACCCCAAGGGATGCTCGACGCCCTGGTGGGGCAGCTCAGCTTCGACCCGCTGGCCTTCACACGGCTCTCTGCACGAGAGCAGCGGGACGCGCTCCTGGACCTGGTGGAGCTCGGCGTGGACCTGGACGAGCTGGACGCTGAGCGACAGGCCGCCTACGAAAACCGCACTTCAGTAGGACGCATCGGTAAGTCCCTCGGCGAGGTCCAGGTGAATGAGTCACTGCCGATCGAAGAACAGTCAGCGTCTCAGATTATCGCTGAGATCCAGGAGGCCCAAGAAATCAACCGCCGGATCACAGAGGCCAATGATGCAGCAGAACGCCTAGCTGAAGAGGTACTGAATCTGGAGAAGCTGATCGCAGACAAGCGGTCAGAACTCCAGGCTGCCGAGAAAGAAGCCGCAGTCGAACTTACTGACACCGCAGAGCTCAAAGAGCGCTTGAGATCAGTCGAGTCTACGAACGCCGCGATTCGCGCCAACAATGACGCGAAGGCTCGGAAAGCCCAGAAGGATCGGCTGCGCCGCCAGTACGAGGAGTACACCCAGCAGATCGAGACCCTGGACAAACAGAAGGCCGATGCCCTGGCCAAGGCCCAGTTCCCGGTCGAAGGGCTCGCTTTCGATGAGCACGGGGTCACCTACCAGGGCGTGCCGTTCTCCCAGGCGTCCAGCGCTGAGCAGATCCGGGCCAGCCTGGCCATCGCCATCGCTCTGAACCCCAAGCTGCGGGTACTGCGGATCCTCGACGGGTCGCTGCTGGATGAGGACTCACTGGCGCTGATACGTGAGCAGGTCGCAGACCAGGACTTCCAGGTGTGGGTCGAGCGCGTGGGCGACGCCGACGAGGGTGCGGTCATCCTCGAGGACGGGAGCGTGCGTGCATGA
- a CDS encoding pentapeptide repeat-containing protein encodes MTDAKTDLINSLRNAHAEGKRPTAGEADLRGANLWGANLRGADLRGADLRGANLWGANLRGADLWGADLREADLREADLWGARWNGLAIQNLPSGNLLLVPTSKGWHMRIGCWSGSPDELSELIVRDDNWPEARGDEITRRRPYLEAAVSLCRVHMADRPSVIEGLARRWNK; translated from the coding sequence ATGACTGACGCTAAGACTGACCTGATCAATTCCTTGCGCAACGCCCACGCCGAGGGCAAGCGACCAACAGCAGGGGAAGCCGACCTGCGGGGAGCCAACCTGTGGGGAGCCAACCTGCGGGGAGCCGACCTGCGGGGAGCCGACCTGCGGGGAGCCAACCTGTGGGGAGCCAACCTGCGGGGAGCCGACCTGTGGGGAGCCGACCTGCGGGAAGCCGACCTGCGGGAAGCCGACCTGTGGGGAGCCCGATGGAATGGCCTGGCAATCCAGAACCTCCCATCAGGAAACCTGCTCCTCGTGCCGACGAGCAAAGGATGGCACATGCGCATCGGGTGCTGGTCAGGATCACCGGACGAGCTATCCGAGCTGATCGTCAGAGACGACAACTGGCCTGAAGCCCGGGGTGATGAGATCACTCGCCGACGCCCCTACCTGGAAGCCGCAGTGTCTCTCTGCCGCGTGCACATGGCAGACCGACCCAGTGTCATCGAGGGTCTTGCTCGGAGGTGGAACAAATGA
- a CDS encoding helix-turn-helix transcriptional regulator, translating to MELISTDAFRQYMKYRGYSVQGLADRVNVSKSTIGHLRSGFRKSVGPDIAKAIEKALDAPVGSLFLPKVVHTASSTENRKAQNRRMAA from the coding sequence GTGGAACTCATCAGCACCGACGCCTTCCGCCAGTACATGAAGTACCGCGGATATAGCGTCCAAGGGCTCGCTGATCGCGTGAACGTCAGTAAGTCCACCATCGGCCACCTGCGCAGCGGCTTCCGCAAGAGCGTGGGGCCGGACATCGCCAAGGCAATTGAGAAAGCGTTGGATGCGCCTGTCGGGTCTCTTTTTTTGCCAAAGGTTGTGCACACTGCAAGCAGTACTGAAAATCGTAAGGCGCAGAACCGAAGGATGGCGGCATGA
- a CDS encoding helix-turn-helix domain-containing protein, which translates to MARRQTPPEWQALLDKVGIASLNRLAELANLSTTTVTRTVHRDHQPGDDTVAALAAALRVPESDIYKLTHGRSLTVRTWEPPHEVSRLTKREQDALTEMIRSMAAGREEREELVGSADSTAPMNQAAGSAAEEDQDDYGLAAYDAQDEQWRGIGPDDDPHTT; encoded by the coding sequence ATGGCACGTAGACAGACGCCCCCCGAGTGGCAGGCGCTACTCGACAAAGTGGGGATAGCGTCGCTGAATCGTCTTGCCGAGTTGGCGAATCTCTCGACCACCACAGTCACCCGGACGGTGCATCGAGACCACCAGCCCGGAGACGACACAGTTGCAGCCCTGGCAGCTGCTCTGCGTGTCCCGGAATCCGACATCTACAAGCTCACCCACGGGCGATCGCTGACCGTTAGAACCTGGGAGCCGCCACATGAGGTCTCGCGCCTCACTAAGCGTGAACAGGACGCCCTAACCGAGATGATCCGCTCCATGGCTGCTGGGCGCGAGGAGCGAGAGGAGCTGGTGGGAAGTGCAGACAGTACCGCCCCCATGAATCAGGCCGCAGGGAGTGCGGCTGAAGAGGACCAAGACGACTACGGCCTGGCCGCCTACGACGCCCAAGATGAGCAGTGGCGAGGGATCGGGCCGGACGATGACCCGCACACCACATGA
- a CDS encoding ImmA/IrrE family metallo-endopeptidase: MSHLEKIAADLGVVIVDVDHLPGGRWGEYRHHRRVIRVLACLAPLQYRCTLAHEIGHAYYGHRRTTERAELEADAWAARQLIRPDCWRNATAAYEDLLSVAAELQVLPRIAAVYAEHLARHPAMQAARF, translated from the coding sequence ATGTCGCATCTGGAGAAGATCGCGGCCGACCTAGGCGTGGTCATCGTAGATGTCGATCACCTGCCCGGAGGCCGCTGGGGAGAATACCGGCACCACCGACGCGTTATCCGCGTCCTGGCCTGCCTGGCGCCACTGCAGTACCGCTGCACATTGGCGCACGAGATCGGCCACGCCTACTACGGGCACAGGCGCACCACGGAGCGCGCAGAGCTTGAGGCTGACGCGTGGGCGGCTAGACAGCTGATCCGCCCGGACTGCTGGAGAAACGCCACGGCGGCTTACGAGGACCTGCTGAGCGTCGCCGCGGAGCTGCAGGTGCTCCCCCGTATCGCGGCCGTCTATGCCGAGCACCTGGCACGGCACCCAGCGATGCAAGCGGCACGATTCTAG
- a CDS encoding STAS/SEC14 domain-containing protein — protein MIEVLSTTDGLVSIRARGKVEKQEWQQVTKTVEEALSQHEQVSLYANLSELESMSAGAIIEDLRTSLKNLTTMDQVGRLAVVTDSAWVDTMIKASEKIFPDLDAQVFSQDQDAEARQWVEPSATP, from the coding sequence ATGATCGAGGTACTTTCAACAACTGATGGCCTGGTTTCGATCCGGGCCCGCGGCAAAGTCGAAAAGCAGGAATGGCAGCAGGTTACGAAGACCGTCGAAGAGGCACTGTCCCAGCACGAGCAGGTCTCTCTGTATGCCAACCTCTCCGAATTGGAAAGCATGAGCGCTGGGGCAATCATCGAAGACCTGAGAACCTCACTGAAGAATCTCACCACCATGGATCAGGTGGGCCGCCTGGCAGTGGTCACCGACTCTGCGTGGGTGGATACGATGATCAAGGCAAGCGAAAAGATCTTCCCCGACCTGGACGCACAGGTATTCAGCCAGGACCAGGATGCCGAAGCGCGTCAGTGGGTGGAACCCTCAGCGACCCCGTGA
- a CDS encoding YrhK family protein, whose product MGEPKDKDLTLHIGHEELTIRQRYEVASIINDILIAVWFIIGSILFFSDSTATAGTWLFLLGSVQLLIRPVIRLARRVHITRLGRPQSEASHDF is encoded by the coding sequence ATGGGCGAACCCAAAGACAAAGATCTCACGCTTCACATCGGGCATGAAGAGCTCACCATCAGGCAGCGCTACGAAGTCGCCAGCATCATCAATGACATCCTCATTGCGGTCTGGTTCATCATCGGCAGCATCCTGTTCTTCAGCGACAGTACTGCCACAGCAGGCACCTGGCTCTTCCTCCTAGGGAGTGTCCAACTGCTTATCCGCCCGGTGATCCGACTTGCCAGACGTGTCCACATCACCCGACTCGGCAGACCTCAGTCAGAGGCATCGCACGACTTCTGA
- a CDS encoding MDR family oxidoreductase — protein MSFRGAVIEQETEKGKILQHSAGIRDLEDEFLADNPVTLDVSHSGINYKDGLALSGKPGVVRASPLIPGIDVVGTVSSSENDRWAPGDTVILTGSGLGETEHGGLAERARVPAENLVRVPESLGAERAAAIGTAGLTAMLCVLALEDGGITPESGDIVVTGAAGGVGSVAIAILNQLGYRVTAVSGRVDQQGDYLRHLGASDIIHRDEFAEAGKPLQKVRWAGAVDSVGSAPLANVIAQTSEEGVVAACGLAAGTDLPSSVMPFILRGVTLRGINSVTQPASVRERAWERLAADLPIELLDELTEIITLDEVFVQAEKILAGHVRGRTVVRLSE, from the coding sequence ATGAGCTTTCGTGGCGCAGTGATTGAGCAGGAGACCGAGAAGGGGAAGATCCTTCAGCACAGTGCGGGAATCCGGGATCTGGAGGACGAGTTCCTCGCCGACAATCCGGTGACCCTGGATGTGAGCCACTCCGGGATCAACTACAAGGATGGGCTCGCGCTCTCCGGCAAGCCCGGCGTCGTCCGCGCCTCTCCTCTCATTCCGGGGATCGACGTCGTCGGCACTGTTTCCTCTTCAGAGAACGACCGCTGGGCGCCCGGGGACACGGTGATCCTCACCGGATCAGGGCTTGGGGAGACCGAGCACGGTGGGCTCGCCGAGCGCGCCCGGGTCCCTGCCGAGAATCTCGTCCGTGTGCCCGAGAGCCTCGGGGCCGAGCGTGCCGCAGCCATCGGCACTGCCGGACTGACTGCCATGCTCTGCGTGCTCGCCCTCGAAGACGGCGGCATCACGCCAGAATCCGGGGACATCGTCGTCACGGGTGCCGCAGGCGGGGTCGGCTCCGTCGCCATCGCCATCCTCAACCAGCTCGGCTACCGGGTGACCGCCGTCAGCGGACGGGTCGACCAGCAGGGCGACTACCTACGGCACCTCGGGGCATCCGACATCATCCATCGGGATGAGTTCGCCGAGGCCGGCAAACCGCTGCAGAAGGTCCGGTGGGCGGGCGCTGTGGACAGTGTCGGCTCCGCTCCCCTGGCCAACGTCATCGCCCAGACCTCCGAAGAGGGCGTCGTCGCAGCCTGCGGGCTCGCCGCCGGCACGGACCTCCCCAGCAGCGTCATGCCGTTCATCCTCCGCGGGGTCACCCTCCGGGGCATCAACTCCGTCACCCAGCCCGCCTCCGTCCGTGAACGGGCCTGGGAGCGCCTCGCGGCAGACCTGCCGATTGAGCTGCTCGACGAGCTGACGGAAATCATCACCCTCGACGAGGTCTTCGTCCAGGCCGAGAAGATCCTCGCCGGTCACGTGAGGGGCCGTACCGTGGTCCGCCTCAGCGAGTGA
- a CDS encoding LysR family transcriptional regulator, translating to MEWDLRHAQCLAAIADEGTLTDAAIVLGISQAQASRRLRSLEAAWQVQLVRRLPRQAVLTEEGRRVLPQVRSLLQLAAATEQTARGAVQLRLGYVSTVAGRHTAQLQRLWRREHPGTDLVLLHGRAPTAGLGEGLVDAAVVRSVPEGSRFSLRELGREPLVVAVADDDVWADRESVRQEEFAGRPLVVSSVSDVPIARAWGEHAAPPPALTVDSTDSWLDAVAGGRGIGVTTTATAQQHRPEGLRYLPVEGEPCSDVSLLWPARGASALVGELADLLGGLFTR from the coding sequence ATGGAATGGGATCTGCGACATGCGCAGTGTCTCGCCGCTATTGCGGATGAGGGCACGCTGACGGACGCAGCGATCGTGCTTGGCATCTCTCAGGCCCAGGCTTCGCGGAGGCTGCGGTCCCTTGAGGCGGCGTGGCAGGTGCAGCTGGTCCGGAGGCTGCCCCGCCAGGCGGTGCTGACCGAGGAGGGCCGAAGGGTGCTGCCCCAGGTCCGCAGTCTGCTGCAGCTCGCTGCGGCCACCGAGCAGACCGCTCGGGGCGCGGTGCAGCTCCGCCTGGGATACGTGTCCACGGTGGCTGGACGGCACACTGCTCAGCTTCAGCGCCTGTGGCGGCGGGAGCACCCCGGCACTGATCTGGTGCTGCTGCACGGTCGGGCGCCGACTGCGGGGCTGGGGGAGGGGCTGGTCGACGCCGCCGTGGTCCGCTCGGTGCCGGAGGGCTCTCGCTTCTCCCTCCGGGAGCTGGGCCGTGAGCCCCTGGTGGTGGCGGTCGCGGACGATGACGTGTGGGCTGACCGGGAGAGCGTCCGTCAGGAGGAGTTCGCAGGCCGTCCGCTGGTGGTGAGCTCCGTCTCCGATGTGCCGATCGCGCGGGCGTGGGGCGAGCATGCGGCGCCGCCGCCGGCTCTCACGGTGGACTCCACGGACTCGTGGCTGGACGCGGTCGCCGGCGGCCGCGGGATCGGTGTCACGACGACGGCCACCGCTCAGCAGCACCGCCCGGAGGGCCTGCGCTACCTTCCCGTGGAGGGAGAGCCCTGTTCGGATGTCTCGCTGCTCTGGCCGGCGCGGGGCGCAAGCGCCTTGGTGGGGGAGCTGGCGGACCTGCTGGGCGGGCTGTTCACTCGCTGA
- a CDS encoding EamA family transporter, producing the protein MTSRLEGHPARGFALIGTSAASTQAGAAIGSLAFPTLTPLGVVAARQVVAALVLNTVARPRLHRLTRTQWWPIALLALFFAGMNTALYTAVDRIGLGMAVTIEFLGPLAVALGASRKARDVGCAAIALLGVILLTRPNPTSDFLGLGIALFAAVCWAGYILTNRVVGQRVPGLTGTAAATILSSIMTVPFAIGIVISVQPPVEAYLFAAAAGLLSTAVPYSLDLIVLRHISPLVFGLGMSLNPLFAALIGAAFLAEDLPLIAWAGISLVVAANALIMLSMHPPRLLRRRRPMDLQEGGSTLR; encoded by the coding sequence ATGACCAGCAGACTCGAAGGGCATCCCGCCCGCGGCTTCGCTCTGATCGGGACAAGCGCGGCCAGCACGCAGGCCGGTGCAGCCATCGGCTCTCTGGCCTTCCCCACGCTGACCCCACTGGGAGTCGTTGCGGCCCGCCAGGTAGTCGCTGCGCTGGTCCTGAACACCGTGGCGCGGCCGCGGCTGCACCGGCTGACCCGGACCCAGTGGTGGCCCATCGCCCTGCTGGCGCTCTTCTTCGCCGGAATGAACACCGCGCTCTACACGGCCGTAGATCGGATCGGACTGGGCATGGCGGTGACCATCGAGTTCCTCGGGCCGCTCGCGGTGGCCCTTGGCGCCTCCCGCAAGGCCCGCGACGTCGGCTGCGCGGCCATCGCCCTGCTCGGAGTCATCCTGCTGACCCGCCCGAATCCCACCAGCGACTTCCTGGGCCTGGGGATCGCCCTGTTCGCCGCGGTCTGCTGGGCCGGATACATCCTCACGAACCGGGTGGTGGGCCAGCGGGTGCCAGGACTGACCGGAACCGCCGCGGCGACCATCCTCTCCTCCATCATGACGGTGCCTTTCGCCATCGGAATCGTCATCAGTGTGCAGCCGCCGGTGGAGGCCTACCTTTTCGCGGCGGCTGCCGGGCTGCTGAGCACTGCGGTCCCCTACTCCCTGGACCTCATCGTGCTGCGGCACATCAGTCCGCTGGTGTTCGGGCTGGGAATGTCGCTGAACCCGCTGTTCGCCGCGCTGATCGGGGCGGCCTTCCTCGCGGAGGACCTGCCGCTGATCGCCTGGGCCGGGATCAGCCTGGTGGTGGCCGCCAATGCGCTGATCATGCTGAGCATGCACCCGCCCCGCCTGCTGCGTCGTCGTCGCCCTATGGACCTGCAGGAGGGCGGCAGCACCCTGCGCTGA
- a CDS encoding aldo/keto reductase, translating into MDTRTLGRTGRSVSAIALGTWQIGGDWGDVTDAAALAVLDAAAESGVTFFDTADVYGDGRSEQRIGQWLEANPDWGGTVATKMIRRAPEPTLEHAVLENFRAWTDRSRRNLGVDTLDLVQLHCPTDDGVFSSDAVYDALDTLVEEGAIASYGVSVETVDQALTAIERPNLATVQIILNAFRQKPLEKVLPAAKDAGVGIIARVPLASGLLAGRYSKDTTFAADDHRSFNRKGEAFDVGETFAGVNFETGVEAAREFTELARDTGWRPTTAALGWVAQQPGVSTVIPGARSAAQAQINAEAGWMNALPESFFEAVAELYERRIKPQVHHRW; encoded by the coding sequence ATGGATACACGCACCCTCGGACGGACCGGACGCAGCGTCTCTGCGATCGCATTGGGCACCTGGCAGATCGGCGGAGACTGGGGCGATGTGACCGACGCCGCCGCGCTGGCCGTGCTCGACGCCGCCGCGGAGTCCGGCGTCACGTTCTTCGACACCGCTGACGTGTACGGGGACGGCCGCAGCGAGCAGCGCATCGGCCAGTGGCTGGAGGCGAACCCGGACTGGGGCGGCACCGTGGCCACCAAGATGATCCGCCGGGCCCCGGAGCCCACCCTCGAGCACGCCGTCCTGGAGAACTTCCGGGCCTGGACCGACCGCTCCCGCCGGAACCTCGGCGTGGACACTCTGGACCTGGTTCAGCTGCACTGCCCCACCGACGACGGCGTGTTCTCCAGCGACGCGGTCTACGACGCTCTCGACACCCTGGTGGAGGAGGGCGCGATCGCCTCCTACGGGGTCAGCGTGGAGACCGTGGATCAGGCCCTCACGGCCATCGAACGCCCAAACCTCGCCACAGTGCAGATCATCCTCAACGCTTTCCGGCAGAAGCCTCTGGAGAAGGTGCTCCCTGCCGCGAAGGACGCCGGGGTGGGGATCATTGCGCGGGTGCCGCTGGCCTCCGGGCTCCTCGCAGGCCGATACAGCAAGGACACCACCTTCGCCGCCGACGATCACAGGAGCTTCAACCGGAAGGGCGAGGCCTTCGACGTCGGCGAGACCTTCGCCGGGGTGAACTTCGAGACGGGTGTGGAGGCCGCCCGGGAGTTCACCGAGCTCGCCCGTGATACCGGATGGCGTCCGACGACGGCAGCCCTGGGCTGGGTCGCCCAGCAGCCCGGGGTCTCCACGGTGATCCCGGGCGCCCGCAGCGCCGCCCAAGCACAGATCAACGCCGAGGCCGGCTGGATGAACGCGCTGCCGGAGAGCTTCTTCGAGGCCGTGGCGGAGCTGTACGAGCGCCGCATCAAGCCGCAGGTCCACCACCGCTGGTAG